Proteins from one Planctomyces sp. SH-PL62 genomic window:
- a CDS encoding UbiA-like polyprenyltransferase: MSIALRRVRDYLELVRFSHTLFALPFALMGAVLAAWGPDGLSGRPRDWLGVLLCMATARSAAMAFNRLVDRDLDARNPRTAGRHIPRGALSPAAVALFTLFCAGAFVASTLIFLPNPWPLRLAVPVLLWLLAYSYTKRFTSLAHFWLGASLSLSPIAAWIALRGDIAWPPVWLGLAVFWWVSGFDLIYACQDADYDRKAGLNSVPARLGIGGALRLAAVCHALMIVGLVGLGVSYPLGAIYWAGVAAAVVLLVYEHSLVRPDDLDRVNLAFFHVNVIISVGLLLATLLDLAV, translated from the coding sequence ATGTCGATCGCATTGCGGCGCGTCCGCGACTATCTGGAGTTGGTGCGGTTCAGCCACACGCTGTTCGCCCTGCCGTTCGCCCTGATGGGCGCCGTGCTGGCGGCCTGGGGGCCGGACGGCCTGTCGGGGAGGCCCCGCGACTGGCTGGGCGTCCTCCTTTGCATGGCGACGGCCCGGTCGGCGGCGATGGCCTTCAACCGGCTCGTCGACCGCGACCTCGACGCCCGAAACCCGCGCACCGCCGGGCGGCACATCCCGCGGGGAGCGCTCTCGCCGGCGGCCGTCGCCCTGTTCACCCTCTTCTGCGCCGGGGCGTTCGTGGCCTCGACCCTGATCTTCCTGCCGAACCCCTGGCCGCTGCGGCTGGCGGTCCCGGTGCTGCTCTGGCTGCTGGCCTACTCCTACACGAAACGGTTCACCAGCCTGGCGCATTTCTGGCTGGGGGCCTCGCTGAGCCTCTCGCCGATCGCCGCCTGGATCGCCCTGCGCGGCGACATCGCCTGGCCCCCGGTCTGGCTCGGCCTGGCCGTCTTCTGGTGGGTCTCGGGCTTCGACCTGATCTACGCCTGCCAGGACGCCGATTACGACCGCAAGGCCGGGCTGAACAGCGTCCCGGCGCGGCTGGGGATCGGCGGGGCGCTCCGGCTGGCGGCCGTCTGCCACGCATTGATGATCGTCGGCCTCGTCGGGCTGGGCGTCTCTTATCCGCTGGGCGCGATCTACTGGGCCGGTGTCGCCGCCGCCGTGGTCCTCCTGGTCTACGAGCACTCGCTGGTGCGGCCGGACGACCTCGACCGCGTGAACCTGGCGTTCTTCCACGTGAACGTGATCATCAGCGTCGGCCTGCTGCTGGCGACGCTCCTGGACCTGGCCGTCTGA
- a CDS encoding SDR family NAD(P)-dependent oxidoreductase: MTTAGRVVLITGASAGLGATIAREVVRRGRARALVLVARRADRLDALAAELRRDSPALEVLTIPADLSEPDACARVAVEAVERLGGVDVLVNNAGLGLPTLFADAPAEDIARQIAVNFQAPILLTRHLVASLTSRRGTVINVGSAITCVANSALGVYGATKAGLAYWNDAIRRELARDGVTVCLVEPGPIRTEFSEAFGKLAREGASAHPVVETPSPWMTADVEDVARRVVDLLDRPRRRLSVLRRMVWPFRILGAAAWAFPALGDWFVTRVFGVDQASGRAREAR, encoded by the coding sequence ATGACGACCGCCGGTCGAGTCGTCCTGATCACCGGCGCGTCCGCCGGCCTGGGCGCGACGATCGCCCGCGAGGTCGTGCGCCGCGGCCGGGCGCGTGCGCTCGTGCTGGTCGCGCGGCGGGCCGACCGCCTGGACGCGCTCGCCGCCGAGCTGCGGCGAGATTCCCCGGCCCTCGAAGTCCTGACGATCCCGGCCGACCTCTCCGAGCCCGACGCCTGCGCCCGAGTGGCGGTCGAGGCGGTCGAGCGACTGGGGGGCGTGGACGTCCTGGTGAACAACGCCGGGCTCGGCCTGCCCACCCTGTTCGCCGACGCGCCCGCCGAGGACATCGCGAGACAGATCGCCGTCAACTTCCAGGCCCCGATCCTCCTGACCCGGCATCTGGTCGCGTCGCTGACTTCGAGGCGGGGGACGGTGATCAACGTCGGGTCGGCGATCACCTGCGTGGCGAACTCGGCCCTGGGGGTCTACGGCGCGACCAAGGCCGGGCTCGCGTACTGGAACGACGCGATCCGGCGGGAGCTGGCGCGAGACGGCGTGACCGTCTGCCTGGTCGAGCCGGGTCCGATCCGGACCGAGTTCTCCGAGGCGTTCGGGAAACTGGCCCGCGAGGGGGCCTCGGCGCATCCGGTGGTGGAGACGCCCTCGCCCTGGATGACGGCCGACGTGGAGGATGTGGCCCGTCGCGTCGTCGATCTGCTGGATCGGCCTCGACGGCGGCTTTCGGTGCTTCGGCGGATGGTCTGGCCGTTCCGGATCCTGGGGGCGGCGGCCTGGGCGTTTCCGGCGCTCGGGGATTGGTTCGTGACGCGGGTTTTCGGCGTCGATCAGGCTTCGGGACGTGCAAGGGAGGCTCGCTGA